A single region of the Plasmodium reichenowi strain SY57 chromosome 9, whole genome shotgun sequence genome encodes:
- a CDS encoding alpha tubulin 1: MREVISIHVGQAGIQVGNACWELFCLEHGIQPDGQMPSDKASRANDDAFNTFFSETGAGKHVPRCVFVDLEPTVVDEVRTGTYRQLFHPEQLISGKEDAANNFARGHYTIGKEVIDVCLDRIRKLADNCTGLQGFLMFSAVGGGTGSGFGCLMLERLSVDYGKKSKLNFCCWPSPQVSTAVVEPYNSVLSTHSLLEHTDVAIMLDNEAIYDICRRNLDIERPTYTNLNRLIAQVISSLTASLRFDGALNVDVTEFQTNLVPYPRIHFMLSSYAPVVSAEKAYHEQLSVSEITNSAFEPANMMAKCDPRHGKYMACCLMYRGDVVPKDVNAAVATIKTKRTIQFVDWCPTGFKCGINYQPPTVVPGGDLAKVMRAVCMISNSTAIAEVFSRMDQKFDLMYAKRAFVHWYVGEGMEEGEFSEAREDLAALEKDYEEVGIESNEAEGEDEGYEADY; this comes from the exons GGAATTGTTTTGCCTAGAGCATGGAATACAGCCCGATGGTCAAATGCCCTCTGACAAGGCTTCTAGAGCTAATGATGATGCTTTTAATACATTCTTTTCAGAAACGGGGGCAGGAAAACAT GTACCACGTTGTGTTTTTGTCGATTTAGAGCCAACCGTTGTTGATGAAGTCAGAACAGGAACTTATCGTCAATTATTTCATCCTGAACAATTAATATCAGGAAAAGAAGATGCTGCCAACAATTTTGCAAGAGGACACTATACAATCGGTAAAGAAGTTATAGATGTATGTTTGGACAGAATTAGAAAATTAGCTGATAACTGTACCGGTTTACAAGGATTTTTAATGTTCAGCGCAGTTGGAGGTGGAACAGGTAGTGGATTTGGTTGTTTAATGTTAGAAAGATTATCAGTTGATTATGGAAAGAAATCCAAACTGAATTTTTGCTGTTGGCCATCACCTCAAGTTTCAACTGCTGTAGTTGAACCATACAATTCAGTTTTGTCTACTCATTCATTATTAGAACATACTGATGTAGCAATAATGCTTGATAACGAAGctatatatgatatatgCAGAAGAAATTTAGATATTGAAAGACCAACATATACTAATTTAAATAGATTGATTGCTCAAGTTATTTCTTCCTTAACAGCATCTTTAAGATTTGATGGTGCTTTAAATGTTGATGTAACAGAATTCCAAACCAACTTAGTACCATACCCTCGTATTCATTTTATGTTATCTTCATATGCTCCAGTTGTTAGTGCTGAAAAAGCATACCATGAACAATTGTCCGTTTCTGAAATTACCAACTCAGCCTTCGAACCAGCAAATATGATGGCAAAATGTGATCCGAGACATGGAAAATATATGGCTTGTTGTTTAATGTATAGAGGTGATGTAGTACCAAAGGATGTAAACGCAGCTGTTGCTACcataaaaacaaaaagaacCATTCAATTTGTTGACTGGTGTCCTACTGGTTTTAAATGTGGTATAAATTATCAACCACCAACTGTTGTACCAGGAGGAGATTTAGCCAAAGTTATGAGAGCTGTTTGTATGATCAGCAACTCAACAGCAATTGCAGAAGTATTCTCAAGAATGGATCAAAAATTTGATTTAATGTATGCAAAAAGAGCTTTTGTTCATTGGTATGTAGGTGAAGGTATGGAAGAAGGAGAATTTAGTGAAGCTAGAGAAGATTTGGCTGCCTTAGAAAAAGATTATGAAGAGGTAGGAATTGAATCCAATGAAGCAGAAGGTGAAGACGAAGGATATGAAGCAGATTATTAa